In the Girardinichthys multiradiatus isolate DD_20200921_A chromosome 4, DD_fGirMul_XY1, whole genome shotgun sequence genome, one interval contains:
- the tshz3b gene encoding teashirt homolog 3b, whose protein sequence is MPRRKQQAPRRAAAYVPDDEKEVALLDEDLDGEDSAQEGEEPANKLLCQDKDFLFKDRSESAGIHDSPNAVDISGQDLDSESHLSESSDRMSDFESSSLKNEDDILLSKDLSNELSPSSSSAMMVATNAAATVSGDEAIMAATSSVADSLEKMKAIYTSFLSNSYWSTLNLNLTQPPAEKPPRSHSSSSSSSSSSSCGSGGYDWHQSAVAKSLQQASQNHHNRLSLVQHPTVAVTTASTEPNLFSTVQLYRQSSKLYGSIFTGASKFRCKDCSAAYDTLVELTVHMNETGHYRDDNHETDSEGAKRWSKPRKRSLLEMEGKEDAQKVLKCMYCGHSFESLQDLSVHMIKTKHYQKVPLKEPVTPVAAKIISSARKRVPVDLDLPSSPDSNGGTTPKTTSFNDTNDILQKISNPYITPNNRYGHQNGASYAWQFESRKSQILKCMECGSSHDSLQELTAHMMVTGHFIKVTNSAIKKGKPIIESQAPTSNSTVEEKVQSVPLAATTFSSPPAPVPPPTSISPMAMVVEIKKEEKEEEYTQESSINNANNHNKDNRRRTEAEEEAEEKFDISSKYTYLTEEDLDESPKGGLDILKSLENTVTSAINKAQNGAPSWGGYPSIHAAYQLPNIMKLSLGNSGKSSPLKYMFPGGEILSPTSKSQPLISPPSCQTSPMPKNNFQAMEELVKKVTEKVAKVEEKMRDPSMIVSDLPLRRTTPSPCTSETEDLTRGDSPKRSVAGDCKTPENASVGETVSDGNGTNQKDSSSNISTKESGENGVQSTSVTPPLPASFCGSTAIITDHPPPEQPFVNPLSALQSVMNVHLGKAAKPALPTLDPMSMLFKMSNSLAEKAAVASSTPPAHTKKANNDHFDRCFYQQHLNNDQPIDLTKGKNADKGSNVGSLGSTTISSTNSTPSISPSSAVTMTKASATVASFLSTSPLRENALSDISDMLRNLTESQALSKSSTPTSLSERSDIEGATQEEIEDVSPAQKRKGRQSNWNPQHLLILQAQFASSLRQTNDGKYMMSDLSPQDRMHISRFTGLSMTTISHWLANVKYQLRRTGGTKFLKNLDSGHPVFFCSDCASQIRSPSTYVSHLESHLGFRLRDLAKLSGEQLLSQISQHHHRHTKGLSEKLFSNLHPSTNLLSSFLPTSIPASLPISLSSSLTTSLPSTESPSSSPDDDDSGAVHQCKLCNRTFASKHAVKLHLSKTHGKSPEDHLMYVCELEKQ, encoded by the coding sequence CTTATGTCCCTGATGATGAGAAGGAAGTAGCCTTGTTGGATGAAGACCTTGATGGAGAAGACTCTGCTCAAGAAGGGGAAGAGCCTGCAAACAAGCTCCTTTGTCAGGACAAGGATTTTCTTTTCAAGGACAGATCAGAATCTGCTGGCATCCATGACTCCCCCAATGCAGTCGATATTTCTGGTCAGGATCTGGACAGCGAGTCTCACCTGAGTGAATCATCTGACAGAATGTCTGATTTTGAAAGCTCCTCACTGAAAAATGAGGATGATATCCTCCTTTCTAAAGACCTTTCAAATGAACTgtccccctcctcctcttcagccATGATGGTTGCAACCAATGCTGCTGCCACAGTAAGTGGAGATGAGGCCATAATGGCTGCAACAAGTTCTGTGGCTGACAGCCTTGAGAAAATGAAGGCAATTTACACTTCCTTTCTGAGCAATTCCTATTGGTCGACACTAAATCTGAACCTGACTCAGCCACCTGCAGAAAAACCCCCTCGCAGTCATAGTAGCAGCAgtagtagcagcagcagcagtagctgTGGTAGTGGAGGTTATGACTGGCATCAGTCCGCAGTGGCTAAAAGTCTCCAGCAGGCTTCCCAAAACCACCACAACAGACTGAGTTTAGTGCAACACCCCACAGTAGCTGTAACAACAGCTTCTACAGAGCCCAACCTCTTTAGCACTGTTCAGCTTTATCGGCAAAGCTCTAAGCTTTACGGCTCTATATTCACTGGAGCCAGCAAATTTCGTTGTAAGGACTGCAGCGCTGCGTACGACACTCTAGTGGAGCTTACTGTACACATGAATGAAACAGGCCACTATCGAGATGATAACCATGAGACAGATAGTGAGGGAGCTAAACGCTGGTCAAAACCCAGGAAACGCTCCTTACTTGAGATGGAAGGGAAGGAAGATGCACAAAAAGTACTCAAGTGTATGTACTGTGGACACTCCTTTGAATCCCTCCAGGATCTCAGTGTTCACAtgatcaaaacaaaacactacCAGAAAGTGCCTCTGAAAGAACCTGTTACACCAGTAGCTGCCAAGATTATCTCCTCTGCTCGAAAAAGAGTCCCAGTTGACCTGGACCTTCCCAGTTCACCTGACTCAAATGGAGGCACCACACCTAAGACCACCTCCTTCAATGACACGAATGACATACTGCAAAAGATTAGCAACCCCTACATTACACCTAACAATCGCTATGGACACCAAAATGGTGCCAGCTATGCCTGGCAGTTTGAATCCAGGAAGTCACAAATCCTCAAATGCATGGAGTGTGGCAGCTCTCATGATTCACTGCAGGAACTAACTGCTCATATGATGGTGACAGGGCACTTTATTAAAGTTACCAATTCTGCTATAAAGAAGGGCAAACCAATTATAGAGTCCCAGGCCCCCACATCCAACTCAACAGTTGAAGAAAAGGTGCAGTCAGTTCCCCTGGCTGCCACAACTTTCTCCTCTCCACCTGCCCCTGTGCCTCCTCCAACTAGCATCTCACCCATGGCAATGGTTGTGGAAATAAAAAAGGAGGAGAAGGAAGAAGAATATACTCAAGAGTCCAGTATTAACAATGCCAATAACCACAACAAAGATAACAGAAGGAGAACAGAAGCGGAAGAGGAAGCTGAAGAGAAGTTTGATATTTCTTCAAAATACACCTATTTGACTGAAGAGGATCTGGATGAAAGTCCAAAGGGGGGTCTTGACATCCTCAAGTCCTTAGAGAACACAGTGACCTCAGCAATCAACAAAGCCCAGAATGGGGCTCCAAGCTGGGGTGGATACCCCAGCATCCATGCAGCCTACCAGCTCCCAAACATAATGAAGCTCTCCCTTGGCAACTCTGGAAAGAGCTCACCCCTTAAATATATGTTTCCTGGAGGGGAGATTCTCTCTCCTACAAGTAAGAGTCAACCATTGATTTCCCCACCCAGCTGTCAAACTTCTCCAATGCCTAAAAACAACTTTCAAGCAATGGAAGAGCTAGTTAAAAAAGTGACAGAGAAAGTAGCAAAGGTAGAGGAGAAAATGAGAGACCCCAGTATGATTGTGAGTGATTTACCTCTGAGGCGAACCACACCCTCACCTTGCACCAGCGAGACAGAAGACCTAACCCGAGGAGATTCACCCAAAAGAAGCGTAGCAGGAGACTGTAAAACTCCTGAAAATGCAAGTGTTGGGGAAACAGTATCAGATGGAAATGGAACAAATCAAAAAGATTCCAGTAGTAATATTTCCACAAAGGAGTCTGGGGAGAATGGAGTGCAGTCCACTTCTGTAACACCCCCACTGCCTGCCTCTTTCTGTGGCAGCACAGCCATTATCACAGATCATCCACCTCCCGAACAGCCGTTTGTGAACCCTCTTAGTGCTTTGCAGTCAGTAATGAACGTTCACCTGGGGAAGGCAGCTAAGCCCGCCCTGCCCACACTTGACCCCATGAGCATGTTGTTCAAGATGAGCAACAGCCTAGCAGAAAAAGCAGCTGTGGCTTCCTCCACCCcaccagcacacaccaaaaAGGCTAATAATGACCATTTTGATCGCTGCTTCTACCAGCAACATCTAAACAATGACCAACCTATAGATCTCACCAAAGGTAAAAATGCTGATAAGGGCAGTAATGTTGGTTCTTTGGGTTCAACTACAATTTCTTCTACCAACTCCACCCCATCAATTTCCCCCTCTTCTGCTGTCACTATGACAAAAGCCTCCGCTACAGTGGCTTCCTTCCTTTCTACCTCGCCTTTGAGAGAAAATGCCCTGTCAGATATCTCCGACATGCTAAGAAACCTGACAGAAAGCCAAGCTCTGTCCAAGTCCTCGACGCCGACCAGTCTGTCTGAACGCTCCGACATTGAAGGTGCCACACAAGAAGAAATCGAAGATGTTTCACCTGCTCAGAAGCGCAAAGGTCGCCAGTCCAACTGGAACCCTCAACACCTCCTTATATTACAAGCCCAGTTTGCTTCCAgtttaagacaaacaaatgatGGCAAATACATGATGTCTGACCTGAGCCCACAGGACAGAATGCACATCTCCCGTTTCACAGGCTTGTCAATGACTACAATATCTCACTGGCTGGCTAATGTTAAGTATCAGTTGAGAAGAACTGGTGGCACCAAGTTCTTAAAAAACTTGGATTCAGGCCACCCAGTGTTCTTCTGCAGTGACTGTGCTTCGCAGAttcgctcaccatccacctATGTCAGCCACCTGGAGTCCCATTTAGGCTTTCGTCTTCGAGACCTGGCTAAACTTTCCGGGGAGCAGTTGCTCAGTCAGATATCGCAACATCATCATCGCCACACTAAAGGACTTTCCGAAAAACTGTTCTCTAATCTTCACCCATCCACCAACCTGCTATCATCTTTCCTTCCAACCTCCATACCAGCATCATTACCAATCTCACTCTCCTCTTCCTTAACAACTTCTCTGCCATCAACTGAATCTCCATCTTCCTCtcctgatgatgatgatagTGGCGCAGTCCACCAGTGCAAGCTCTGCAACCGGACATTTGCGAGTAAGCATGCGGTTAAACTTCATCTGAGCAAGACGCATGGAAAATCCCCCGAGGACCATCTGATGTATGTCTGTGAGCTGGAGAAACAGTAG